Within the Salvia hispanica cultivar TCC Black 2014 chromosome 4, UniMelb_Shisp_WGS_1.0, whole genome shotgun sequence genome, the region GTCATTAGTCATAAGTTAGGATTTTGTCCACGGATAGTCAAatggacaaactaaaaaatttgttgttttgcacAAACGTTAGAGTCTTAGGAAAATACTTACTATTTTCTTAGAAAATGACGAAATTACCCTACTCTTACAAAATTATTGAACTCACTGCCTCTATAAATCCAATTCATTCCCCTATGTATTTAAGTAGATAGGTTTCAAGTGGACAAAACTCAAAAGCATTGAAGAAAAAACATGGCCAAGATCGTCTCTCTTTGCATCATAACCTTCCTCCTATTTCTTACATTTTCCGGCAACGTCCTCGCCCGGCCGGAGCCCCAGTTCTCCGACATTGCCCCCGTTGAAATTCACGGCAAGGTTAGCTATACGCACATGTCGAATTCATTCCTAATGATTAATTGGATGTTTCTTTAAGTAAGATGTACCGATTGGTATGATCATATGACATGAACACATGAAGGGCCATgtttatatacaaaattactacacctctgtccctgaaaatttgatacatattaccatttcggtctgtccctgaaaatttgatacacttcacttttaccatttttagtagtggacctcatattccactaactcattcctactcacattttattataaaactaatactttaaaagtaggacccacatcccaccaactttttcaatccactttttattacatttcttaaaacccgtgtcgggtcaaagtgtagcaaattttgggggacggaggtagtacgaTTTTGTATGTATAGATTAATTTAGCTATGTACTTATATTAAATGTTTGATAATAATTAGGGTGATGAAGTAGAGAATGCCAGCGGAGAAGGAGAAGACGAGTGGTTGATGAGACGTACGCTTGAGGCTCATCTTGACTATACCTATGATCCGACGAGACAACAATCGCCGGAGCCGCCGCCTCCGAGACAACACGTGCAGCATCCTTGATCATTTTTCCAACACgtggaatattatttatatgtatatttatgtaATGACCGTCTTTTTCGTGCccttttaaattacaaaactTCGTAAAATAAGTGAAACATGTCGTGTAATGTTCTTGCTTTGATGATCTCGCTGATTAGAGTGTTTTTGAAGTATGTCATTAAGTGAAACATGTCGTGTATGTTCTTGCTTTGATGATCTCACTGATTAAAGTGTTTTTAAAGTATGTCATTTTGTGTGATCGACTTTATGTTGAATGACGTACTAGTACCATTTGTTCAATCCTGCTAAAAgaatttaattgatatttttataccCGGAATAAGACAAATAATACTGTTGgcaataaaagagaaataagagaaTTCTTTAGGTATATTCTTTACAACCTCTTGGGcgcaaattaaacaaaaagaaatgaatgaaAACTTTTTAGCCTAAAACTCTTTTCCAATTAATCCAGCGTCATCCAACGTCAGAATTCAAACGGATCCACACTGAATCCACTTGAACCTACAAATTTTGTCCAAAATTATATTAACAATTACTTCCTCCCTCCCATAATAAGggttctatttaattatgacgtgaatttatagaaaaataaatttaataaattagtgaaagAGGGAGAGAAGAGTTGAATTAGGTACAAAGAGGGACAGAGGATGGCGGGGAGATCGGCAGTACGAACTCCCTTCGCCGGCgagtgaaagagagagagatcgagAGAGAGTTTTCGACGGGGATTTGGGGGTATTccctttcctttttcttttttcttttttttggagtTACTTTATTTAGTTGGGCTAGGCTACTATTGATTAGTTTTGGGccaaatttgttttaattctaGTGTTGGAGCTGTgactaaatataaataagtgaTGTTTGAAGTTAATTACTTTAACTAGCTTTGGGGCTcctaaaagaaataataataggagtaataaatatgtgttgatctGGGGTTTATTTTTGAGGCTGGGGGAGTTAAGCTAGGACGAAATAAAGGGGGCCGAAGAAGTGGAATTTTTCTTTCTGGGAATTTACCTAATAATTGTATAACCTCGTTTTGATGGGTTCAGATCATAtactaatttgaattttgtaggCTGGTCATTTTGGAAAGACTTGTACAGTATATAACATAAGCTGATCTTTGTTCAAAATTGAACACTGCTTTATTCACCGTTACTTGATTAAATcttgaataatttttaatctaatttaaGATGTAGCTATCCGAGTCTACGTACAGGAAGCTTCTTCGTTTACCAGCGGCGATAGAAAATTTGTGGCAGAACGTGATCGttgaaatttcatattttagatGATTGTGAAACTCTTGATCTAGAGTTATTGAATAATACAACCAGTATTTTGTAACTTGCTGTCGACaacttttttcataatttagcCTATACACCTTAACAagtttcaaatataaaaatgctCAGGTACATTACATAGATTTTTAGATTTCTGTATTGGTGGTGGATTGGTGTGACAATATGTGTGTGGTAATAATGTGGcctaataagaaaattttaagcCTGATGGAGAAGCAGTTTTAGGTTTGAGTTGGATTAACTAATACTCCCACCGCCCACCATTTAAAGAGTCCTTGAGAGTCCTTGTAACTCtgtatgagttttaagaaatatttgactatgtgaagaaaagtaaagagagaaagtGAGTGAAATGTAGGATTCATTTAAATTGAGAATGTAAAAGGTTGATGGAATATAGAGTccatatactaaaaataaaataaagtaaatggttCTATAAATCGTGAACAATTCAAGACGgtgaaatgattttttaaatgatgGCTAGAGGGTATGTATCAGTCGAATGATTAAGTTAATAATATTCTCCGCACTGGATTAACTTTACCACGTGTTTTTTCACGtctattttacaaattatttaccataaatttattcaaCGTGGATTTGTTATTTCACTAGACTTATGTGGATTATTTCACTAGAATTATGTGGATTTTCTTAACGGAAGTTAAAAGTACCAGTAAAGACAATTTAGTggaatattatactatagaatagatgagtaccacgggtagtgataaaatgcaaactctgtatattgtacaaactccaaactttttAACACAACGTCAAcacaatgtaaaattttaagattttggtgtaaacacaatatcaatacaatgtcaacacaacatcaaccgttggcattgtgttgatactttttggtgatattattttttc harbors:
- the LOC125185339 gene encoding phytosulfokines-like, with the protein product MAKIVSLCIITFLLFLTFSGNVLARPEPQFSDIAPVEIHGKGDEVENASGEGEDEWLMRRTLEAHLDYTYDPTRQQSPEPPPPRQHVQHP